One window from the genome of Micromonospora aurantiaca ATCC 27029 encodes:
- a CDS encoding YggS family pyridoxal phosphate-dependent enzyme, translating into MTESQTAVRPERRAELAAGLARVRARIADACAAAGRQRDEVTLVAVTKTYPAADVVALAGLGVSDVGENRDQEAAPKAEAVAAAGAAPRWHFIGQLQRNKARSVVRYADVVQSVDSVRLAAALDAAAGAVRDRPLDVLVQVSIDGDPARGGALPGAADPQRGLDPVAAAVAGADGLRLAGLMAVAPLGWEPDRAFARLAEVAAALRADHPDATVLSAGMSGDLESAIGHGATHVRVGSALLGMRPALR; encoded by the coding sequence ATGACGGAGTCACAGACGGCGGTGCGGCCCGAGCGGCGTGCCGAACTCGCGGCCGGCCTGGCCCGGGTCCGGGCCCGCATCGCCGACGCCTGCGCGGCGGCCGGGCGGCAGCGCGACGAGGTCACACTGGTCGCGGTGACCAAGACGTACCCGGCGGCGGACGTGGTCGCGCTGGCCGGGCTCGGCGTGAGCGACGTCGGGGAGAACCGCGACCAGGAGGCGGCGCCGAAGGCGGAGGCGGTCGCCGCCGCCGGGGCCGCGCCGCGCTGGCACTTCATCGGCCAGTTGCAGCGCAACAAGGCCCGCTCGGTGGTCCGGTACGCCGACGTGGTCCAGTCGGTGGACAGCGTCCGGCTGGCCGCCGCGCTGGACGCCGCCGCCGGCGCGGTCCGGGACCGGCCGCTGGACGTGCTGGTGCAGGTGAGCATCGACGGCGACCCGGCCCGGGGCGGGGCGCTGCCGGGCGCGGCCGATCCGCAGCGAGGGCTCGACCCGGTGGCCGCGGCGGTGGCCGGCGCCGACGGTCTGCGGCTGGCGGGCCTGATGGCGGTGGCGCCGCTGGGCTGGGAGCCGGACCGGGCGTTCGCCCGGCTGGCCGAGGTGGCAGCGGCACTGCGGGCCGATCATCCGGACGCGACGGTGCTGTCGGCGGGCATGAGCGGAGACCTGGAGAGCGCGATCGGGCACGGCGCGACACATGTCCGTGTCGGCAGCGCGTTGCTCGGAATGCGCCCTGCGCTGCGGTAG
- the ftsZ gene encoding cell division protein FtsZ translates to MTPPHNYLAVIKVVGIGGGGVNAVNRMIEVGLKGVEFIAINTDAQALLMSDADVKLDVGRELTRGLGAGANPDVGKNAAEDHRDEIEEVLKGADMVFVTCGEGGGTGTGGAPVVANIARKLGALTIGVVTRPFSFEGKRRQVQAEAGIEELRNQCDTLIVIPNDRLLALGDRNISMMDAFRTADQVLLSGVQGITDLITTPGLINLDFADVKSVMSGAGSALMGIGSARGENRAVEAAEAAISSPLLEQSMDGARGVLLSIAGGSDLGLFEINDAAQLVTDAAHPDANIIFGAVIDDALGDEVRVTVIAAGFDGGTPAYKAVEAPRKSNQNPPAQPNAPVSPPATMPAPQQPSRRVLFDDVDVPDFLKNGS, encoded by the coding sequence ATGACACCTCCGCACAACTACCTGGCGGTCATCAAGGTCGTCGGCATCGGGGGCGGCGGCGTCAACGCCGTCAACCGGATGATCGAGGTTGGGCTCAAGGGCGTCGAGTTCATCGCGATCAACACCGACGCGCAGGCGTTGCTGATGAGCGACGCCGACGTCAAGCTCGACGTGGGCCGGGAGCTGACCCGGGGACTGGGCGCGGGCGCCAACCCGGACGTCGGCAAGAACGCCGCCGAGGACCACCGCGACGAGATCGAGGAGGTCCTCAAGGGCGCCGACATGGTGTTCGTGACCTGCGGCGAGGGCGGCGGCACCGGCACCGGCGGCGCGCCGGTCGTGGCGAACATCGCCCGCAAGCTCGGTGCGCTCACCATCGGTGTGGTCACCCGGCCGTTCTCGTTCGAGGGCAAGCGCCGGCAGGTCCAGGCCGAGGCGGGCATCGAGGAACTGCGCAACCAGTGCGACACGCTCATCGTGATCCCGAACGACCGGCTGCTCGCGCTCGGCGACCGCAACATCTCCATGATGGACGCGTTCCGCACCGCCGACCAGGTGCTCCTCTCCGGTGTCCAGGGCATCACCGACCTGATCACGACGCCGGGTCTGATCAACCTGGACTTCGCCGACGTGAAGAGCGTGATGAGCGGCGCCGGAAGCGCGCTCATGGGCATCGGCAGCGCGCGGGGCGAGAACCGCGCCGTCGAGGCGGCCGAGGCGGCGATCTCCAGCCCGCTGCTCGAGCAGAGCATGGACGGCGCGCGCGGCGTGCTGCTCTCCATCGCCGGCGGATCGGACCTCGGCCTGTTCGAGATCAACGATGCGGCGCAGCTGGTCACCGACGCGGCCCACCCGGACGCGAACATCATCTTCGGTGCGGTCATCGACGACGCGCTCGGCGACGAGGTGCGGGTCACCGTGATCGCGGCGGGCTTCGACGGGGGCACGCCGGCGTACAAGGCGGTGGAAGCGCCGCGCAAGAGCAACCAGAACCCGCCGGCCCAGCCGAACGCGCCGGTGAGCCCGCCGGCCACCATGCCGGCGCCGCAGCAGCCGTCGCGCCGGGTGCTCTTCGACGACGTCGACGTGCCCGACTTCCTGAAGAACGGGTCCTGA
- a CDS encoding cell division protein FtsQ/DivIB, which translates to MSPGPARGRTPGPDGGAGRRSPARRWQLVRANADAVPPSTRRFMARARQRRMRAALPWAVAAAVLAVAGLVAWTVLGTGLFGVREVRVVGAQLVTPVQIRDAAAVPDNEPLARVDLDATARKVGTLPPVARATVERQWPDTLVIRVQERTAVAAVPQGDGFVVVDGSGVVFQRLDRAPDGLPQVRVARPGPDDPGTRAGLAVLAALGEKLRAELVAVDVAGLARITLLLRGERQVFWGDASRGTDKSTVATSLLSRKADRIDVSAPDVVTFE; encoded by the coding sequence ATGAGTCCCGGTCCGGCCCGCGGCCGTACCCCCGGACCGGACGGCGGGGCGGGGCGGCGCAGCCCGGCCCGGCGCTGGCAGCTCGTGCGGGCGAACGCGGACGCCGTGCCGCCGTCGACCCGCCGGTTCATGGCCCGGGCCCGGCAACGGCGGATGCGGGCCGCGCTGCCCTGGGCGGTCGCCGCGGCGGTGCTCGCCGTCGCGGGCCTGGTCGCGTGGACGGTGCTGGGCACCGGCCTGTTCGGCGTACGCGAGGTGCGGGTGGTCGGCGCGCAACTGGTCACCCCGGTGCAGATCCGCGACGCCGCGGCGGTGCCGGACAACGAGCCGCTGGCCCGGGTGGACCTGGACGCGACCGCGCGCAAGGTCGGCACGCTGCCGCCGGTGGCCCGCGCCACTGTGGAGCGCCAGTGGCCGGACACGCTGGTGATCCGGGTGCAGGAGCGCACCGCGGTGGCGGCGGTGCCGCAGGGCGACGGCTTCGTGGTCGTCGACGGCTCGGGTGTGGTCTTCCAGCGACTGGACCGGGCGCCGGACGGGTTGCCGCAGGTCCGGGTCGCCCGGCCCGGCCCCGACGACCCGGGTACGCGGGCCGGGCTGGCGGTGCTCGCCGCGCTGGGGGAGAAGCTGCGCGCGGAGCTGGTCGCGGTGGACGTGGCCGGCCTGGCCCGGATCACGCTGCTGCTGCGCGGCGAGCGTCAGGTCTTCTGGGGCGACGCCTCCCGCGGCACCGACAAGTCGACAGTGGCCACCTCGTTGCTGAGCCGAAAGGCGGACCGGATCGACGTCAGCGCGCCGGACGTGGTCACGTTCGAGTGA
- the murC gene encoding UDP-N-acetylmuramate--L-alanine ligase — MNTAQFTPAGTMTAEDLGRIHLIGVGGVGMAGLARLFLTRGLPVSGSELREWPSLAGLRALGGTIHSSHEVSNLDGVDTVVYSSAIPQDHLEMVEARRRGLRVLHRSEALAAAMTGRRTVAVAGTHGKTSTTSMVTMVLQQAGTDPSFVIGGEISEVGSGAHHGTGEHFVVEADESDRSFLIYRPFVSIVTNIEADHLNTYGDLATLEAAFAEFARLTDPAGFVITCADDAGGRRLAETLRAEGRRVWTYGESADADLRMSEVVSSAHGVRFQAEVEGRPLGEIRLPVPGRHMALNSAAAVLAAYLLDLPVAAAEAALGTFPGVRRRFERKGAADGVLVYDEYAYHPTSMTLALQTLREVAGDGRLIVVFQPYRLYRTRDNQAEIAAALGIADEVVLLEVFGPGETRRPGEGSAALIQEVPLPAERKVFVEAWDDVPGEVARRARTGDVVVTMGAPPISLMGDQLLDALLARSAGGTGLGAGVDPDGAATPAG; from the coding sequence ATGAACACCGCGCAGTTCACGCCCGCCGGCACCATGACGGCGGAGGACCTGGGCCGGATCCACCTGATCGGGGTGGGCGGGGTCGGGATGGCCGGGCTGGCCCGGCTGTTCCTCACCCGGGGTCTGCCGGTCTCCGGCAGCGAGCTGCGGGAGTGGCCGTCGCTGGCCGGCCTGCGGGCACTCGGCGGCACCATCCACTCCAGCCACGAGGTGTCCAACCTCGACGGGGTGGACACGGTGGTCTACTCCTCCGCCATCCCGCAGGACCACCTGGAGATGGTCGAGGCGCGCCGCCGGGGCCTGCGGGTGCTGCACCGCTCCGAGGCGCTCGCCGCCGCGATGACCGGCCGCCGCACGGTGGCGGTCGCCGGCACCCACGGCAAGACCTCGACCACCTCGATGGTGACCATGGTGCTCCAGCAGGCCGGCACCGACCCGTCGTTCGTGATCGGCGGCGAGATCTCCGAGGTGGGTTCCGGCGCGCACCACGGCACCGGCGAGCACTTCGTGGTCGAGGCGGACGAGAGCGACCGCTCCTTCCTCATCTACCGCCCGTTCGTGTCGATCGTCACGAACATCGAGGCGGACCACCTGAACACCTACGGCGACCTGGCCACCCTGGAGGCGGCGTTCGCCGAGTTCGCCCGGCTCACCGATCCGGCCGGTTTCGTGATCACCTGCGCCGACGACGCGGGCGGGCGCCGGCTGGCCGAGACGCTGCGTGCCGAGGGCCGCCGGGTCTGGACGTACGGCGAGTCCGCCGACGCGGACCTGCGGATGAGCGAGGTCGTGTCGTCCGCGCACGGGGTGCGCTTCCAGGCCGAGGTCGAGGGCCGGCCGCTGGGCGAGATCCGGCTGCCCGTACCGGGCCGGCACATGGCGCTCAACAGCGCCGCCGCGGTGCTCGCCGCGTACCTGCTGGACCTGCCGGTGGCCGCGGCGGAGGCCGCGCTCGGCACGTTCCCCGGCGTGCGGCGCCGCTTCGAGCGCAAGGGCGCGGCGGACGGTGTGCTGGTCTACGACGAGTACGCCTACCACCCGACCTCGATGACGCTGGCGTTGCAGACGCTGCGCGAGGTGGCCGGCGACGGCCGGCTGATCGTGGTGTTCCAGCCGTACCGGCTCTACCGCACCCGCGACAACCAGGCGGAGATCGCCGCCGCGCTCGGCATCGCCGACGAGGTGGTGCTGCTGGAGGTCTTCGGCCCCGGCGAGACGCGCCGTCCCGGCGAGGGTTCGGCCGCGCTGATCCAGGAGGTGCCGCTGCCGGCCGAGCGCAAGGTGTTCGTCGAGGCGTGGGACGACGTGCCGGGCGAGGTGGCCCGGCGGGCGCGGACCGGCGACGTGGTGGTGACGATGGGCGCGCCGCCGATCTCGCTGATGGGTGACCAGTTGCTCGACGCCCTGCTCGCCCGCTCCGCCGGGGGCACGGGGCTCGGCGCCGGCGTCGACCCGGACGGCGCGGCGACCCCCGCCGGATGA
- the murG gene encoding undecaprenyldiphospho-muramoylpentapeptide beta-N-acetylglucosaminyltransferase yields the protein MGPLRSVVLCGGGTGGHIYPLLAFADCLRRHDPSVRITCLGTPKGLENELIPPAGYDLRQIPAYQLPRSVNMSLVRTPDRMWKAARAAGKVIDEVQADAVVGFGGYVSVPGYLAAWRRELPIVIHEVNVPPGVANRLGMKFTKNVAVGFPHQPAQAEALRDARVVGVPLRRGIAGLDRAALRDAARAHFGLRPDLPVLFVAGGSQGARSINLAVSGAAKELARNGVQVLHVIGARNEPVSVPTDLPVPYVTLPYLSEMELGYAAADLMLARGGAMTCAEVAAIGLPAVYVPYPHSNQEQKRNALPVVEAGGGLLVDDAEVTPAWVERTVIPLIRDPQRLYAMSHAAAGYGRRDGDVALLNFVYEAVSR from the coding sequence ATGGGTCCGCTGCGTTCGGTGGTGCTCTGCGGAGGGGGTACGGGCGGGCACATCTATCCGCTGCTCGCCTTCGCCGACTGCCTGCGCCGACACGACCCGAGCGTCCGGATCACCTGTCTGGGCACACCCAAGGGGCTGGAGAACGAGCTGATCCCGCCGGCCGGCTACGACCTGCGGCAGATCCCGGCGTACCAGCTTCCCCGGTCGGTGAACATGAGCCTGGTGCGTACCCCGGACCGGATGTGGAAGGCGGCCCGCGCCGCGGGCAAGGTGATCGACGAGGTCCAGGCCGACGCCGTGGTCGGCTTCGGCGGGTACGTCTCGGTGCCCGGTTACCTGGCCGCGTGGCGGCGGGAGCTGCCCATCGTCATCCACGAGGTGAACGTGCCGCCGGGCGTGGCGAACCGGCTCGGGATGAAGTTCACCAAGAACGTCGCTGTCGGCTTCCCGCACCAGCCGGCCCAGGCCGAGGCGCTGCGCGACGCCCGCGTGGTCGGTGTGCCGCTGCGCCGGGGCATCGCCGGGCTGGACCGGGCCGCGCTGCGCGACGCCGCCCGCGCCCACTTCGGACTCCGTCCCGACCTGCCGGTGCTGTTCGTCGCCGGTGGCTCGCAGGGCGCCCGCTCGATCAACCTGGCCGTCTCCGGCGCCGCGAAGGAGCTGGCCCGCAACGGTGTGCAGGTGCTGCACGTCATCGGCGCCCGCAACGAGCCGGTCTCCGTGCCCACCGACCTGCCGGTGCCGTACGTCACGCTGCCGTACCTGTCCGAGATGGAGCTGGGTTACGCAGCGGCCGACCTGATGCTGGCCCGGGGCGGCGCGATGACCTGCGCCGAGGTGGCCGCGATCGGCCTGCCCGCCGTCTACGTGCCGTACCCGCACAGCAACCAGGAGCAGAAGCGCAACGCGCTGCCGGTGGTGGAGGCGGGTGGCGGTCTGCTGGTCGACGACGCCGAGGTGACCCCGGCCTGGGTGGAGCGGACGGTGATCCCGCTGATCCGGGACCCGCAGCGGCTGTACGCGATGAGCCACGCCGCTGCCGGGTACGGCCGCCGGGACGGCGACGTGGCGTTGCTGAACTTCGTCTACGAGGCGGTCTCCCGCTGA
- a CDS encoding FtsW/RodA/SpoVE family cell cycle protein, which produces MAALRGLLARPLASYYLLLSSAGLLLLIGLTMVFSATSVRDYVMDGDAAASLTKQTVFAVIGIGAFWACQRLPARTFRAVSRPALGVAVALLLLLNLLVALNSLFGVTSIGPLKAQLLWLYLGPISVQPVEVAKFALVLWGAHVLARKGAALGWWKELATPLFPVVGLLFVLVGYNDLGSMLCLLALVVGMLWAAGVRARVFAALTAIGLAGVGLLVAAASLGAGSGSRGADNYRLGRLTMWLDPPSPRTCFEQELDYCYQLVQARYAIGNGGWFGVGLGQSSFKYGWLPEAHNDFIFAILAEELGVVGCTVILVLFAVLAYTGMRIARRVEDPFRRLAAAGVTAWLVGQAVINIGGVTGLLPLTGVPLPFISDGGSALVVTLAAIGMLASFARAEPDAARALHARPPARWVRLVWAPLPPLPGRRRSATPPPADRGSVPRSRQRRQDDQAAPRGARPDRARAGAASERRR; this is translated from the coding sequence CTGGCCGCGCTGCGCGGCCTGCTGGCCCGGCCGCTGGCCTCCTACTATCTGCTGCTGTCCAGCGCCGGCCTGCTGCTGCTGATCGGCCTCACCATGGTCTTCTCCGCGACCAGCGTGCGGGACTACGTCATGGACGGCGACGCGGCGGCCTCGCTCACCAAGCAGACCGTCTTCGCGGTGATCGGGATCGGCGCGTTCTGGGCCTGCCAGCGGCTGCCCGCGCGGACGTTCCGGGCGGTCAGCCGCCCGGCGCTGGGTGTGGCGGTGGCGCTGCTGCTCCTGCTCAACCTGCTGGTGGCGCTGAACTCGCTGTTCGGGGTGACGTCGATCGGGCCGTTGAAGGCGCAGCTGCTCTGGCTCTACCTGGGCCCGATCTCCGTACAGCCGGTCGAGGTGGCGAAGTTCGCGCTGGTGCTGTGGGGTGCGCACGTGCTGGCCCGCAAGGGCGCGGCGCTGGGCTGGTGGAAGGAACTGGCCACCCCGCTGTTCCCGGTGGTCGGCCTGCTGTTCGTTCTCGTCGGCTACAACGACCTGGGCAGCATGCTCTGCCTGCTGGCACTGGTGGTCGGGATGCTCTGGGCGGCCGGCGTGCGGGCCCGGGTCTTCGCCGCGCTCACCGCCATCGGCCTGGCCGGCGTCGGCCTGCTGGTGGCGGCGGCCTCGCTCGGCGCCGGCTCCGGCTCCCGGGGCGCCGACAACTACCGGCTCGGCCGCCTCACCATGTGGCTCGACCCGCCCTCCCCGCGGACGTGCTTCGAGCAGGAGCTGGACTACTGCTACCAGCTCGTGCAGGCCCGCTACGCGATCGGCAACGGCGGCTGGTTCGGCGTCGGCCTGGGCCAGAGCAGCTTCAAGTACGGCTGGCTGCCCGAGGCGCACAACGACTTCATCTTCGCCATCCTCGCCGAGGAACTGGGCGTTGTCGGCTGCACCGTGATCCTGGTGCTGTTCGCCGTGCTGGCGTACACCGGGATGCGGATCGCCCGCCGGGTCGAGGACCCGTTCCGCCGGCTCGCCGCCGCCGGTGTGACCGCCTGGCTGGTCGGCCAGGCCGTCATCAACATCGGTGGCGTGACCGGGCTGCTGCCGCTGACCGGCGTACCGCTGCCGTTCATCTCCGACGGCGGCAGCGCCCTGGTGGTGACGCTCGCCGCGATCGGCATGCTCGCCTCGTTCGCCCGCGCCGAGCCGGACGCGGCGCGAGCGCTGCATGCCCGTCCGCCCGCCCGATGGGTCCGACTAGTGTGGGCCCCGTTGCCGCCGCTTCCCGGCCGGCGCCGCAGTGCGACGCCGCCGCCGGCCGACCGAGGGTCCGTGCCCCGGTCCCGGCAGCGGCGGCAGGACGACCAGGCCGCGCCCCGCGGCGCCCGGCCCGACCGGGCGCGCGCCGGCGCGGCGAGCGAGAGGAGACGCTGA
- the mraY gene encoding phospho-N-acetylmuramoyl-pentapeptide-transferase — protein sequence MRAVIVAIGVAFLISLFGTPIAIKVFARLKAGQPIRSNLGLASNEGKKGTPTMGGVVFILATVIAYVAGHLALTTLPDAQIAQVEPTITALVLLGLMVFSGAVGFIDDFLKVRKRHSGGLNKRGKLAGQILVGAVFGAVAVYFPSSMTDAGGNATNTETVGSTTLSFIRDIPALEIGKIGAVIVIIMVVMAATNGVNLTDGLDGLATGASVMVLAAYALIAFWQYRHWCADPNYTESYCYTVRDPLEIALIAGAAAGACVGFLWWNTSPARIFMGDTGALGLGGLIAGMAMSTRTILLLPILGGLFVIITMSVVIQIISFRTTGKRVFRMSPLQHHFELAGWSEVNIVVRFWIIAGIGVAIALGLFYSEFLAAVS from the coding sequence ATGAGGGCGGTCATCGTCGCCATCGGGGTCGCGTTCCTGATCTCGCTGTTCGGCACCCCGATCGCGATCAAGGTGTTCGCCCGGCTCAAGGCCGGCCAGCCGATCCGATCGAACCTCGGGCTCGCCAGCAACGAGGGCAAGAAGGGCACGCCGACCATGGGCGGCGTGGTCTTCATCCTGGCCACAGTCATCGCGTACGTGGCCGGGCACCTGGCTCTGACCACGCTGCCGGACGCGCAGATCGCCCAGGTCGAGCCGACCATCACGGCGCTGGTGCTGCTGGGGCTGATGGTGTTCTCCGGCGCGGTCGGCTTCATCGACGACTTCCTGAAGGTGCGCAAGCGGCACAGCGGCGGTCTCAACAAGCGGGGCAAGCTGGCCGGGCAGATCCTGGTCGGCGCGGTCTTCGGCGCGGTGGCGGTCTACTTCCCGTCCAGCATGACCGACGCCGGCGGCAACGCGACGAACACCGAGACCGTGGGCAGCACCACGCTGAGCTTCATCCGGGACATCCCGGCGCTGGAGATCGGCAAGATCGGCGCGGTGATCGTCATCATCATGGTGGTCATGGCGGCCACCAACGGCGTCAACCTCACCGACGGCCTGGACGGCCTGGCCACCGGCGCCTCGGTGATGGTGCTGGCGGCGTACGCGCTGATCGCGTTCTGGCAGTACCGGCACTGGTGCGCCGACCCGAACTACACCGAGTCGTACTGCTACACCGTGCGCGACCCGCTGGAGATCGCGTTGATCGCCGGCGCGGCGGCCGGCGCCTGCGTGGGCTTCCTGTGGTGGAACACGTCACCGGCGCGGATCTTCATGGGCGACACCGGCGCGCTCGGGCTGGGCGGCCTGATCGCCGGCATGGCGATGTCCACCCGCACCATCCTGCTGCTGCCGATCCTGGGCGGCCTCTTCGTGATCATCACGATGTCCGTGGTCATCCAGATCATCTCCTTCCGTACCACCGGCAAGCGCGTGTTCCGGATGTCGCCGTTGCAGCACCACTTCGAGCTGGCGGGCTGGAGCGAGGTCAACATCGTGGTCCGGTTCTGGATCATCGCCGGTATCGGCGTGGCCATCGCGCTGGGCCTGTTCTACAGCGAGTTCCTCGCCGCGGTGAGCTAG
- a CDS encoding UDP-N-acetylmuramoyl-tripeptide--D-alanyl-D-alanine ligase, with product MIPLTLAEVAAAVDGRLVGADPDARVTGTVEFDSRKVNRGGLFVAFPGERVDGHDYAAGAISAGAVAVLGTREVSGVPMVLVGDALDAMGRLARAVVDRLPGLTVIGLTGSSGKTTTKDLIAQLAVRLGPTVAPPGSFNNELGHPYTALQATPETRYLVMEKGARGVGHVRYLCDVVPPRISVVLNVGVAHLGEFGSVETIALAKGELVEALPSDGLAVLNADDPRVDAMASRTRARVVRYGESERADVRAVDVTLDGRGRPSYTLVTPEGSAPVRLGLTGRHQVSNSLAAAAVGRELGLPLPDLAAALNELGLVSTRRMDVFERPDGVTVIDDSYNANPASTGVALRALASMRGEGRTVAVLGYMAELGDFELQGHQQVGRLAAELGVDRLLVVGEPAAPIHEGATAVGNWGGESVLLTDQAAAVEVLRSELRPGDVVLVKGSRYRTWEVADALRADAREGATEGGAA from the coding sequence GTGATCCCGCTGACGCTGGCCGAGGTGGCCGCCGCCGTCGACGGCCGGCTCGTCGGCGCCGACCCGGACGCCCGGGTCACCGGCACCGTCGAGTTCGACTCCCGCAAGGTGAACCGGGGCGGGCTGTTCGTCGCCTTCCCCGGCGAGCGTGTCGACGGCCACGACTACGCGGCCGGTGCGATCTCGGCCGGCGCGGTGGCGGTGCTCGGCACCCGGGAGGTGTCGGGCGTGCCGATGGTGCTCGTCGGCGACGCGCTCGACGCGATGGGCCGGCTGGCCCGCGCGGTGGTGGACCGGCTGCCCGGGCTGACCGTGATCGGGCTGACCGGCTCGTCCGGCAAGACCACCACCAAGGACCTGATCGCCCAGCTCGCGGTGCGGCTCGGCCCGACGGTGGCGCCGCCCGGCTCGTTCAACAACGAGCTGGGGCACCCGTACACCGCGTTGCAGGCCACGCCGGAGACCCGCTACCTGGTGATGGAGAAGGGCGCCCGCGGGGTCGGGCACGTCCGCTACCTGTGCGACGTGGTGCCGCCGCGGATCTCCGTGGTGCTCAACGTGGGCGTGGCGCACCTGGGCGAGTTCGGCTCGGTGGAGACCATCGCGCTCGCCAAGGGCGAACTGGTCGAGGCGCTGCCCTCCGACGGGCTGGCGGTGCTCAACGCCGACGACCCGCGGGTCGACGCGATGGCGTCGCGTACCCGGGCCCGGGTGGTCCGCTACGGCGAGTCGGAGCGCGCCGACGTACGCGCCGTGGACGTGACGCTCGACGGCCGGGGACGGCCCTCGTACACCCTCGTCACCCCGGAGGGCAGCGCGCCCGTGCGGCTCGGGCTGACCGGCCGGCACCAGGTCTCCAACTCGCTCGCCGCCGCGGCTGTCGGCCGGGAGCTGGGCCTGCCGCTGCCGGACCTGGCGGCGGCGCTGAACGAGCTGGGCCTGGTCTCGACCCGGCGGATGGACGTCTTCGAGCGTCCCGACGGGGTGACCGTGATCGACGACTCGTACAACGCCAACCCCGCCTCCACCGGCGTGGCGCTGCGGGCGTTGGCCAGCATGCGTGGCGAGGGGCGTACCGTCGCGGTGCTCGGCTACATGGCCGAGCTGGGTGACTTCGAACTTCAGGGGCATCAGCAGGTCGGCCGGCTCGCGGCCGAACTGGGAGTGGACCGGCTGCTCGTGGTGGGCGAGCCGGCGGCGCCGATCCACGAGGGCGCGACAGCGGTAGGTAATTGGGGAGGAGAGTCGGTGCTGCTCACCGATCAGGCGGCGGCCGTCGAGGTGCTGCGGAGCGAGCTGCGTCCGGGAGACGTGGTGCTGGTGAAGGGCTCCCGGTACCGGACCTGGGAGGTGGCCGACGCGCTGCGCGCGGACGCCCGGGAGGGTGCGACGGAGGGCGGCGCCGCATGA